The Halobellus sp. MBLA0158 genome has a window encoding:
- a CDS encoding RNA 2'-phosphotransferase, with protein MHGVRECPDHGFVAADSCPDCGADVSIVLSGDRRERLSRFLSYALRHGPGDAGIELTDAGWAPFVEVVAAATEQYDWVGETAVRGVVAVDPKGRFELDGDRIRATYGHSVDVDLESTDRPVPDTLYHGTDPDSVAKIRREGLRPMSRQLVHLSDSEAEALAVGSRHAADPVLLVVDAAAMLNAGHDITKRGRGVYTTERVPPRFLTLVGGPE; from the coding sequence ATGCACGGCGTCCGCGAGTGTCCCGATCACGGCTTCGTCGCCGCCGACTCGTGTCCGGACTGCGGCGCCGACGTGAGTATCGTACTGTCCGGCGACCGGCGCGAGCGGCTCTCGCGCTTTCTCAGCTACGCGCTCCGCCACGGCCCCGGCGACGCGGGGATCGAACTGACCGACGCGGGCTGGGCGCCGTTCGTCGAGGTCGTCGCCGCGGCGACCGAACAGTACGACTGGGTCGGAGAGACGGCCGTCAGGGGCGTCGTCGCCGTCGATCCGAAGGGGCGGTTCGAGCTCGACGGCGATCGGATCCGCGCGACCTACGGCCACTCGGTCGACGTCGATCTGGAATCGACGGATCGGCCCGTGCCGGATACGCTGTATCACGGCACCGACCCGGACAGCGTGGCGAAGATCCGCCGCGAGGGACTGCGGCCGATGAGCCGGCAGTTGGTCCACCTCTCCGACAGCGAGGCCGAGGCGCTCGCGGTCGGCAGTCGACACGCCGCGGACCCGGTCCTCCTGGTCGTCGACGCGGCCGCGATGCTGAACGCTGGGCACGACATCACGAAGCGGGGCCGGGGCGTGTACACGACCGAGCGGGTGCCGCCGCGCTTCCTCACTCTCGTGGGCGGGCCCGAGTGA
- a CDS encoding VOC family protein: MTADAPDTPLPDETRLGRVALRVEDLDEMTAFYRRVVGLDVLERSDAAATLGAGDDPVLRLVRDAAAAPRDRSQAGLFHSAFRVPSRTALGAALERVRERWTLSGASDHDVSEALYLSDPEDNGVEIYRDRPREAWPRSADGTAEMGTYPLDLESLAEASDGAADAPTGTDLGHVHLEATSLPDARSFYVDALGFGVQVEDRGALFLAAGDYHHHVGVNTWNRRTSPAGGRGLSWFEIVVPDTETLVAVRDRLADAGVESREIDRGIEVRDPDDVAVRLRAE; encoded by the coding sequence ATGACAGCAGACGCTCCCGACACCCCGTTGCCCGACGAGACCCGACTCGGCCGCGTCGCGCTCCGCGTCGAAGACCTCGACGAGATGACCGCGTTCTACCGGAGGGTCGTCGGCCTCGACGTACTGGAGCGCTCGGACGCCGCTGCAACGCTCGGCGCCGGCGACGATCCCGTGCTTCGACTCGTCCGCGATGCGGCGGCCGCGCCCCGCGACCGCTCGCAGGCGGGGCTGTTCCACAGCGCGTTCCGCGTTCCCTCGCGGACGGCGCTCGGCGCCGCCCTCGAACGCGTCCGCGAGCGCTGGACCCTTTCGGGCGCCTCGGACCACGACGTCAGCGAGGCGCTCTACCTCTCAGATCCCGAGGACAACGGCGTCGAGATCTACCGCGACCGCCCGCGCGAGGCGTGGCCGCGGAGCGCCGACGGCACGGCCGAGATGGGCACCTACCCGCTGGACCTGGAGTCGCTCGCCGAAGCCTCGGACGGGGCCGCCGACGCGCCGACGGGGACGGACCTCGGCCACGTCCACCTGGAGGCGACGTCGCTTCCGGACGCGCGGTCGTTCTACGTCGACGCCCTCGGCTTCGGCGTGCAGGTCGAAGACCGCGGGGCGCTCTTCCTCGCCGCGGGCGACTACCACCACCACGTCGGCGTCAACACCTGGAACCGACGGACGTCTCCGGCCGGCGGTCGGGGCCTCTCGTGGTTCGAGATCGTCGTGCCCGACACCGAAACCCTGGTCGCGGTCCGAGACCGGCTCGCTGACGCCGGCGTCGAGTCCCGCGAGATCGACCGCGGGATCGAGGTCCGCGATCCGGACGACGTCGCCGTTCGGCTGCGCGCCGAGTGA